From Calothrix sp. PCC 6303, a single genomic window includes:
- a CDS encoding Spx/MgsR family RNA polymerase-binding regulatory protein yields MSIQVYGIPTCGTCKKAMQWLDKNHVKYKFINTKEHPPNESTIREWVKTLGFQPMRNTSGQSYRTLGEEKKQWQDEQWIKAFAEDAMLLKRPLFVKDETAVMVGFRDPDDVIRQKLAISPNLN; encoded by the coding sequence ATGTCCATTCAAGTTTATGGAATTCCTACCTGTGGCACTTGCAAAAAAGCTATGCAATGGCTAGACAAGAATCATGTCAAATATAAATTTATCAATACCAAAGAACATCCACCAAACGAAAGTACAATTCGAGAATGGGTCAAAACTTTAGGTTTTCAACCCATGCGAAACACTTCTGGACAATCCTATCGGACATTAGGTGAAGAAAAAAAGCAGTGGCAGGATGAACAATGGATTAAAGCTTTTGCTGAAGACGCAATGCTACTGAAGCGTCCATTATTTGTGAAAGATGAAACTGCGGTGATGGTAGGTTTTCGAGATCCAGATGATGTTATCCGCCAGAAACTAGCAATTTCTCCCAATTTAAACTAA
- a CDS encoding metal ABC transporter ATP-binding protein, with product MINESISIDIENVTVAYNGKIALHSASMQLKAGSICGLVGINGSGKSTLFKAVMGFVKPTTGRVLINSLPIKIAQKKSLVAYVPQSEDVDWNFPVNVYDVVMMGRYGYMNILRIPSKKDQKIVQESLERVKMWDMRHRQIGELSGGQKKRAFFARALAQEAQVLLLDEPFTGVDVKTEKTMIDLLMKLRELGHTILISTHDLASITTFCNQVVLINRTILAYGDTSEVFTEENLSRTFGDSLGDLPFKKNANN from the coding sequence ATGATCAATGAATCAATCAGCATTGATATCGAAAATGTCACTGTCGCCTATAACGGCAAAATTGCCTTACATAGTGCATCTATGCAGCTTAAAGCGGGTTCAATTTGCGGTTTAGTTGGTATTAACGGGAGCGGAAAATCAACATTATTTAAAGCTGTGATGGGCTTTGTCAAGCCCACAACAGGAAGAGTTTTAATTAATAGCTTACCCATCAAAATCGCACAAAAGAAAAGCTTAGTTGCTTACGTTCCACAATCTGAAGATGTAGATTGGAATTTTCCGGTAAATGTCTATGATGTGGTGATGATGGGACGCTATGGATATATGAATATCCTGAGAATTCCCTCTAAAAAAGATCAAAAAATAGTACAAGAGAGTTTAGAAAGAGTCAAAATGTGGGACATGCGGCATCGGCAAATTGGCGAACTTTCTGGTGGACAGAAGAAACGCGCTTTTTTTGCCCGTGCCCTAGCACAGGAAGCACAGGTTTTACTATTAGATGAACCATTTACAGGAGTAGATGTCAAAACAGAAAAGACAATGATTGATTTGTTGATGAAATTACGAGAATTAGGTCATACTATTTTGATTTCTACACATGATTTAGCTTCAATTACAACTTTTTGTAATCAAGTAGTTCTCATTAATCGAACAATTTTAGCTTATGGAGATACTTCAGAAGTATTTACAGAAGAAAATCTGTCGCGGACTTTTGGTGATTCTTTAGGTGATTTACCCTTTAAAAAAAATGCAAATAATTGA
- a CDS encoding metal ABC transporter substrate-binding protein: protein MKTNINTSEVRVQKYVSSASANSDNILKNIFKYFRTSTLVTAKSSLIIGIILLVSGLAGCNSTPKTEPETTKVTDTAKKDKKVILTTFTVLADMTKNVAGDKAIVESIVKPGAEIHGYEPTPSDLVRGKKADLILDNGLNLERWAERFYNNIPKVPRVTLSTGIEPVEIGEDAYKGKPNPHAWMSPKNALIYVENIRKALVNLDPINANTYNTNAANYSQKIQAIDQRLKTSVSIIPVEKRYMVSCEGAFSYVTRDYGLKEVYLWAVNSEQQATPRQMEKVIQTVKINKIPAVFCESTVNDKAQREVANATGAKFGGVFYVDSLSTDNGAAPTYLKLIEYNLNILIQGLQKN, encoded by the coding sequence ATGAAAACGAATATCAATACCTCAGAGGTGCGGGTACAAAAATATGTATCCTCAGCATCCGCTAATTCTGACAATATTTTAAAGAACATTTTCAAATATTTCCGTACTTCCACGCTTGTAACCGCAAAGTCCTCATTAATCATCGGAATTATACTGCTGGTATCTGGGCTAGCCGGGTGCAATTCCACACCCAAAACCGAACCAGAAACAACGAAAGTCACAGATACCGCAAAAAAAGATAAAAAAGTAATTTTAACTACCTTCACAGTCCTCGCTGACATGACAAAAAATGTCGCTGGTGACAAAGCAATTGTAGAATCAATAGTTAAGCCAGGAGCCGAAATCCACGGATACGAACCCACACCTAGCGATTTAGTCAGAGGTAAAAAAGCCGATCTGATTCTTGACAATGGGCTAAATTTAGAACGTTGGGCAGAAAGATTCTATAACAATATTCCCAAGGTTCCCCGTGTAACTTTAAGTACAGGTATAGAGCCTGTAGAAATCGGTGAGGATGCCTACAAAGGCAAACCCAATCCCCATGCGTGGATGTCGCCAAAAAATGCTTTGATATATGTAGAGAATATTCGCAAAGCTCTAGTAAATTTAGATCCTATAAATGCCAATACATATAACACAAATGCGGCTAATTATAGCCAAAAAATTCAAGCAATTGACCAGCGACTAAAAACATCTGTGTCAATAATTCCAGTGGAAAAACGTTATATGGTTAGTTGCGAAGGAGCATTTTCTTATGTCACCCGTGATTATGGTTTAAAAGAAGTCTATCTATGGGCAGTTAATTCTGAGCAACAAGCTACTCCTAGACAGATGGAAAAGGTAATCCAAACTGTGAAAATAAATAAAATACCTGCCGTATTTTGTGAAAGTACAGTTAACGACAAAGCACAAAGAGAAGTTGCTAATGCCACGGGGGCAAAATTTGGGGGAGTTTTCTATGTAGATTCTCTATCAACAGATAATGGTGCAGCACCAACTTATCTAAAATTAATTGAATATAATCTGAATATATTGATTCAAGGTTTACAAAAAAATTAG
- a CDS encoding metal ABC transporter permease: MQIIEWFTVPLQNSFMVKAIAISALVGVVCSLLSCYLTLKGWALMGDAVSHAVMPGVVIAYILNIPFAIGAFVFGVGSVIAIGYIKAQTRIKEDTVIGLVFTGFFAFGLVLVSKTKSTVDLTHILFGNVLGISNQDIIQTVLISVVTLVTIAILRKDLLLFCFDATHAKSIGLNTGLLYYILLSLLSLTAVAGLQTVGIILVVAMLITPGATAYLLTDKFDHMIPIAMASGVFSSVMGTYISYYIDGATGGCIVVFQTLLFLAAMIFAPKHGIMAKLKKQKATS, from the coding sequence ATGCAAATAATTGAATGGTTTACCGTCCCACTACAAAATAGCTTTATGGTGAAGGCAATCGCTATAAGTGCTTTAGTGGGAGTTGTTTGTTCACTATTATCATGTTATCTAACTCTTAAAGGCTGGGCATTAATGGGTGATGCGGTGTCACATGCAGTTATGCCTGGAGTTGTAATTGCCTATATATTAAATATTCCCTTTGCTATAGGTGCTTTTGTTTTTGGAGTTGGTTCGGTAATTGCGATAGGTTATATCAAAGCTCAAACCAGGATTAAGGAAGATACTGTAATTGGACTGGTATTTACAGGTTTTTTTGCATTTGGATTAGTCTTAGTTTCTAAGACAAAAAGTACTGTAGATTTAACTCATATTCTTTTTGGAAATGTTTTGGGCATTTCTAATCAGGACATTATCCAAACAGTTTTAATTAGTGTCGTGACTTTAGTAACTATAGCCATTCTTCGCAAAGATTTGCTGCTATTTTGTTTTGACGCTACCCACGCAAAGTCAATTGGTTTAAATACAGGGCTGCTTTACTACATTCTACTATCTTTACTTTCCTTGACTGCGGTTGCTGGACTACAAACAGTGGGAATAATTCTTGTTGTAGCGATGTTAATCACTCCTGGTGCAACTGCATATTTATTAACTGACAAATTCGACCACATGATCCCTATTGCTATGGCTTCTGGGGTCTTTTCCAGTGTTATGGGAACTTATATTAGTTACTATATTGATGGTGCAACTGGTGGTTGTATTGTGGTGTTTCAAACCTTACTATTTTTAGCAGCTATGATATTTGCACCCAAGCATGGTATAATGGCGAAACTAAAAAAACAAAAAGCTACTTCTTAA